CCGAGCACAAGGTCCCCTCTGTTCCCAGCGCCGGGCACCGGCCCAGCCCCAAaccacccccctgcccccccccggcGCGGGGGGCCCCCCATCACCAtcagccccccccaccccccccaaacaggGGGTGTCCTGCctctgggtgccccccccccaccctgccccccaccccgccccccaccccgggggggggcacccagaggtgtcaccctccccccccccccaccgcacCCCAGCTGGgtgtgacaccccccccccaggggcaCCCCCAGacgcagccccccccgggggggtATTTTGGGAGGGTTATTTTTAGGGTGGCGGCGCCGCCCGTCACCCTTTAAATTTAGCcggggtgggagagggggatggggggcgggggggggcggcaccCCAAAAGCAGGACGCGCCCCTATAGGTGGCCCCCACCCAGGGTGAGGGGGGCAGtggggtcccgggggggggcacagctCGACCCCCAGGGTCAGGGGCCCATGGGTGGCTttggggggtgatggggggggttccccggggaggggggcaccCCGAGTCCCTGAGGGggcgggatggggatggggacaccccccccggTCACGGGGGACCCCAATTCCCAGAAGGGACAGGGCACGGAGTTGGGGACCCCCCTCTCCTTGGAGCCCGGCGGGACCCCGATTCCCTGAGGCGCCGGCAGAGGATGCTGGGGTCCACGCGTGCCCCCGGtacacgggggggggggggggggcagacaCCCCGATTCCCTTCGGCACCAGAGCCCGGTGCCGGGGACCCCCGAGCCCCAAATCCCTTCGGGCACATCGCAACCCCCGCAACTCCTTCGGGGGGTCCCActccgcgggggggggggggaccccgacTCCTCCGAGGGACCCCAACTCCTCCAGAACCCCCAAactcggggcggggggagacacgggccgggcccccccccccaccccctttctCGTGGACCCCAACTCGTtccgggacacccccccccccccccccccaccccccgacCCGCGGGGGGCACCCCGGTTCCGTGGGGACCCCCACACCCACTCACTCCGAGGAGGGCTCCGAGCAGCAGGAGGGCGCCCAGCGCCGCCGGGTCCCGCAGCCCCATCGCCCCgctccggccccgccgctccggccccgccgctccgggACCCCGCTCCGCCCCTCCCCGAAccgcgcggggcggggccggccgggAGCGCGCgcccacggggggggggggggggcggggacgggggggtggggggtgggggggggggaactgggggaAGTTGTACGGGGACACGGGGGTGCGTGGggacacggcgggggggggggggacacacagccCTGGGAAGTTGCGGGGAGGCGTGGGGTGCGTGGGGACACCGTGGGACAGCTCTGTGGACTCACACGGGGGCAAAGGGGTGCGTGGGGGCACCTCTGGGAAGTTGCAGGGGGACGCGGGGGTGCGTGGGGGCACCGTGGGACAGCTCTGTGGACTCACACGAGAAGATGGGGGTGCGTGGGGACACCGTGGGACAGTTCTGTGGACTCACACGGGGGCAAAGGGGTGCGTGGGGACACCGTGGGACAGCTCTGTGGACTCGTACGGTGACACGCGGGTGCGTGGGGACACCTCTGGGAAGTTGCAGGGGGACGCGGGGGTGCGTGGGGACACCGTGGGACAGCTCTGTGGACTTACACGAGGGCAAAGGGGTGCGTGGGGACACCATCGGGCGACTCTGGGTAGTTGCAGGGGGACACGAGTGTGCGTGGAGACACCGTGGGGACACCTCTGGGAAGTTGCAAGACGACACGGGGGTGTGTGGGGACACCCAGTggtgcctgggggggggcaccTCCGGGAAGTTGCAGGGGGACACGAGGTGCGTGGGGACACGGTGGGACACCGCCGTGAACCTGTACGGGGACACGGAGCGCGTGGGAACGCCGTGAGGGACGGGGAGACCCCACTGGGAACCTCCGCGGGGACACGGGGGTGCGTGGGGACACCGGGGGGCACCCCTGTGCACACccacggggacacgggggtgCGTGGGGACACCGGGGGGCACCCCTGTGCACACccacggggacacgggggtgCGTGGGGACACCGGGGGGCACCTCTGTGCACACccacggggacacgggggtgCGTGGGGACACCGGGGGGCACCTCTGTGCACACccacggggacacgggggtgCGTGGGGACACCGGGGGGCACCCCTGTGCACACCCACGGGGACACGGGAGTGCGTGGGGACACCGGGGGGCACCCCTGTGCACACCCACGGGGACACGGGAGTGCGTGGGGACACCGGGGGACACCTCTGTGCACACccacggggacacgggggtgCGTGGGGACACCGGGGGACACCTCTGTGCACACccacggggacacgggggtgCGTGGGGACACCATCTGTGCCACGTAGCTGGGGATGCGGCTGTAGGAGGTGCCCACGGAGACACCGGGGTGACACGAGTGTGCCCAGGGCACATGGGGCGGTATGGGGGCTATAGGGGACACAGGGGGCacagggggctgtgggggcacCAGGGGCATGGGGCAGtgtgggggctatagggggcacaggggctataggggctatagggggcatgggggctataggggctaTGGGGGGCACGGGGACTATAGGGGCTATAGGGGGCACAGGGGCTATAGGGGCTATAGGGGGCATGGGGGCTATAGGGGGCACCGGGTTTATAGGGGCTATGGGGGGCACAGGGGCTATAGGGGCTGTAGGGGGCACAGGGGTTATAGGGGCTATGGGGGGCACGGGGGCTATAGGGGCTATAGGGGGCACAGGGGCTATAGGGGCTATAGGGGGCACgggggctataggggctgtAGGGGGCACAGGGGTTATAGGGGCTATGGGGGGCACAGGGGTTATAGGGGCTATGGGGGGCACGGGGGCTATAGGGGCTATAGGGGGCACGGGGTTTATAGGTGGCTGTCGGGCACCAGGTGCAGGGGTGTTATGGGGGCTATAGGGGGCACGGGAGGTTATGGGGGCTATAGGGGGCATGGGGGGTTGTAGGGGCTATGGGGGaactgggggcactggggagTGTGGAGCGTactgggggcagaggggccatggggtgcaggggggtaTAGGGGCTATAGGGGTACCAGGACTTGAGAGTCCGGGGGGCACAGGGGCTGTGGGGTCCGGGAGGGGGGGATGTATGGGGCACCGAGTCCACGGGGGCTATAGGGGCCATAGGGGCTATAGGGGCTATAGGGGCCATAGGGGGACCCTGGGGGCGTGGGGCACTGTGGGGCACccgggggggctacaggggctgtgggggtcaccgggggcgggggggatggGGGCTATAGGTTCCCACCGGCTGGGCTGGCTGGGCGCCGGGCGCCACGTCCTCCCAAGGCCAAGGTTAACGGTTaacccccccctgcccccccccgcccccccgccccaggtGGGTGCCAGGGGCCCGTTCCCAGGGGTGCCCTTGGGTGCCCCGATACCGCCGGGGATTTAAGGCCGGCGGCCACCCCGGTGCGCCCTGGCTGAGTCGGGACCGCGATGCTGAGCCTCCTCCTGCTGTTGGTGGCCGGCGGTAAGGTGTCCCCGAGCCCCCACCCGCGTCCCCGAGCCCCCACCCGCGTCCCCGACCTCCGGTGGGGTGACGGGTGCCCGGTGGGTGACGGGTGCCCGGTGGGTGACGGGTGCCGTGTCCCACAGGCAGCCGGGCTGCGGTGCTGCTGGAGTCCCGGGTGGTGAACGGGGAGGATGCTGCACCCTACAGCTGGCCCTGGCAGGTGGGTGGCAGGGGGGGGGTAGGGTGGGTggtggcacccatgggtgctgtggCACCCACCGGTGTCTCCGCAGATCTCGCTGCAGTACGAGCGGGACGGCACCTTCCGCCACACCTGCGGGGGCACCCTCATCACGGCCGACTGGGTGATGACGGCCGCGCACTGCATCTCGTGAGGGACCCACGGCGGGCGCTGGGGGtgcggggtgcagggggggtgctgggtgcaggggggtgcTGCGGGGCAGGGATGGGTGCAGCAGAGGTGCAGGGGGGGTGCAGGGATGGGtggggggggtgctgggtgcacGGAGGTTGCGCAGGGTGCGGGGACGGGTGCACAGAGGaggtgcagggtgcaggggcACGCGGTGTgcggggggggtgcaggggggtgcgGGGTGCAGGTgtgggtgcagggaggggatgggggctgcagggggatgtagggggcggggcggggggtgcaGGGTGTCAAAAGGGTGCAGGGGGGTGCAGGGATGGGTGCACCAAGGGGATGGGGGAGTGTAGGAGGGATGCAGGGTGCAGGGATGGGTGCAGAGGTGAGTTATGGTGCAGGATGGGCATGGGGGGGGTTGCAgggtgcagggagggggtgctgggtgcgggGGTGGGTGCACAGAGGGTATGGGAGGTATGGGGGAGTGCGGGGTGCAGGGATGGGTGCCGGGTGCAGGAATGGGTGCGGggaggggtgctgggtgcaCGGAGGGGTGATGTACAGTGCGGGATGGGTGCGTgtggggggtgctgggtgcagggggggcGTGGGAACGCTGCGGCGTGCCCTGACGTCCCCCGCCGTCCCCCGGTGTCCCCCCAGCTCCACGCTCACCTACCAGGTGGTGCTGGGCGAGTACGACATGGGCGTGGGGGAGGGCCCCGAGCAGCGCATCCCCGTGGCCCCCGCCGACATCTTCGTGCACCCCAAGTGGCAGAGCTCCTGCGTGGCCTGCGGGTGAGCGGGGTCCCCGGGAGGGGCGGGGTGTCCCCGGTCTGCGGGGGTCTCCGTCCCCGTTCCCCCCCGCCTCGTGACACGCGTCCCTGCGCGGCAGCAACGACATCGCCCTGCTGAAGCTGCAGCGCCCGGCGGTGCTCAACTCCGAGGTGCAGACGGGGCAGCTGCCGCCCGCGGACACGGTCCTGCCCGACGGGTACCCCTGCTACCTGAGCGGCTGGGGGCGGCTGGCCAGTGCGTCCCGGGCCGGGCCAGGGGGgccagggagggctgggcagggagggagggagggatggagggagggagggagggagggatggttGGAGGGAGGGAGCACTTGAAGGATGCAgagatgggtggatggatggatgtggAGCAGACGGACACATGGATGGAGGATGGATGAGGGATGGatgagggatggatggatgaaggATGGATGGAGGATGGatgagggatggatggatgaggGATGGatgagggatggatggatggaggatggatgagggatgagggatggatggatgaggGATGGATGAGGGatgagggatggatggatgagggatggatggatgaggGATGGATGTGGAGTGGACAGACACAGGGCTGGGCGAGGGATGGACGGGTGGCTGGGGGCACGGAGGGATGCTGGATGGAGGGATGTGGACAGACACACGCATGGATGGGTGGGCGGATGGGCGACGGATGCGGACACACGGCTGGCTGGATGAGGGGTGTGTGGATGGCCGGCCATGGCCAGGCAGCGCCAGCAGGCAGGACCCCGACCGTGCCACCCCCTAACGCCCCGCTGGCAGCGGGGGGGGCCGCTGCCGGATCGGCTGCAGCAGGCGCTGATGCCCGTGGTGTCCTACGAGCGCTGCACCCAGCCCGACTGGTGGGGCATCCTCGCCATCCGCCCCACCATGATCTGCGCCGGCGGCGCCGAGAAGGCCGGCTGCAACGTGAGtgccgcgccgcgccgggccgggcggaCGCACCGGGAtgaccccccaccccccccaacctcGGCGCTGACACCCTCCCTGTCCCGCACCCCAGGGCGACTCGGGGGGGCCCCTGAACTGCCAGGCGGCCGACGGGCACTGGGAGGTGCACGGCATCGCCAGCTTCGTCTCGGGGCTGGGCTGCGACACGGCCAAGAAGCCGACGGTCTTCACCCGCGTGTCCGCCTTCGAGGACTGGATCGCCGAGGTGGGCGACGGGGTGTCGGGGTGCCGGGGAAATGGGATGCTGTGATGTCAGGGTGCCAGGGTGCTGGAGTGCTGAGGTGTCAAGGCAccggggtgctgggtgccagggCAGTGGGGTGCCGGGGTGTCGTGGTACCAGAGGAACGCGGCACTGGGGTGCTGGGGTACCAGGGTGCCAGGGCAGTGGGGTGCCAGGGTGTTGGGGTGTCAGGGCGCTGGGTGCCAGGGCGCCACGGTGCTGGGGTGCCGGGGCCCTGGGGTGCCGAGGTGCCAGCGCACTGGCATGCTTGGGTGCCGTGGTGCTGGGGcactggggtgctggggtgccaAGGGACTGGGGCGCCAcggtgctggggtgctgggtgctggggtgctgggtgctggaaGTACCAGGGCACTGGGGTGCTTGGGCGTCATTGTGGTGAGGTGCCAGGGTGCCGTGGTACCAGGGGAACACGGTGCTGGGGTGCCAGGGCATTGGGGTGCCATGGTGCTGGGGTGCCGGGGTacctgggtgctgggtgccccaGTGCCGGGGTGCTACGTGGGTGCCGGGGTGCCGCACCCCTCCCTGAGCTGCTTCTCCCTTCCAGATCATAAGCCAGAACtgagcgcggcggcggcggcagcaccagcacccTCCCGGCACAGCATTGGGCAAATAAACCCACGGCTCTGGCACCGCGCGTCCTGTGCTGGGGTGTGGGGCGGGCGCACGCGGGGGGCACCGGCCGAGCAGACGTGGGGAGCACCCAGAGACACCCAGATACCACGGGGACGGGCACCCAGAGACGCCCAGATACCACGGGGACGGGCACCCAGAGACACCCAGATACCACGGGGACGGGCACCCAGAGACACCCAGATACCACGGGGACGggcgcttccccccccccgaggtGCCCTGAGGTCACGGGGATGGCCACATGCACACATCCCCCCGCAACGTGCCCCGATGCCGCGGTGATGGCCACCCAGTGACCATGGGGGGTGGCCCCCCGAGGCGCCCCGAGGCCCCGGGGATGGCCCCCTCCGGGCGCCCCCGGGCCGGACGGCCACGGCCGTGGCTCTCTCCCGTAGTCGTCGCTTCGCAACCGCCGCCGCCGGCGCGTGACCGGCGAACAAAGAGGCCTTTCACTGGCGACCCCGCCGTGGCCGGCAcccccggggacccccagcCGGGGCACCCAAGGTCCCCCTAACCCCCCCAGGCACCCCGTGGGGACGGGTGCTACGAGCACCCCCCGTTCCACCAGGGACCCGGGTGGAAAATTCCCACGGCGGGGCGCCGGGGCTGTATAAGTTTTATTGGCCCCTCGTCACCGTGTCCCGGGGGACCTTTGCTCTCCCCGCGGTGGCCCGGCGTCGCCCCCGTGGTCCGTCAgtgccgccccggccccgccgctaTCACGGGCCCTTTGCTCGAGGTGGGGGGCTGAGGCCTCCCCAACTCGTGACACCCTTGCACAAGTGGGTGCCGTCCGCCGGaggccccggggcgggggggggacgacacacaGACACGGGGGTGACCTAACGCGGTGGCACCCGGCTGAGCCGGCCGCTTATtggcatgggggggggggggcacccgctgcgaccccccccccaccagcaccGTGAACACGGTGTGGGGTTGAGCCGCCCGGCGGTGCGAGGGTGCTGCGCCTGGGGGTGGCGGCGGGCACGGGGAGCGCggtggtgctgggggctgggggctggcaaGGGTGCTGTGAGTGTGGGGTGGGTGCTGTGAGTGTGGGGTGGGTGCTGCGAGCACGGTGTGGGTGCTGCGAGCACGGTGTGGGTGCTGCGAGCATGGCATGGGTCGTGCCAAGTGTGGTATGGGTGCTGTGAGCACGGGATGGGTGCTGTGAGCATGACATGGGTGGTGCAAGCCTGGCACGGGTGCTGCGAGTGTGGCACAGGCGGATTCAGCCTGGCATGGGCGGTGCGAGCCTGGCACGGGCGCTACAAGGCTGGCATGGGTGCTGTGAGCCTGGCACGGGTGGTCCAGCCCTGGAACGGGCGTTACACGGCTGGCACGGGAGCCGCGAGGCTGGCACGGGCGCCGTGAACCTGGCACGGGTGCCGTGAGGCTGGCACGGCCGCCTGGGCCCCCCCCGGGGGCAGCTCCTCCTTCGCCGGCAGTGCCAGGCGCCTCCGAAAGCCCCCGTGTCCTCTGGCCGGACCCACCCCCGGCGCGGTGACTCAGCCCGCGAAGCCTTTCCTTATATAACGCGGCGTCGCCGTCGCGCCGGGGCGAACGCCCGCCGAACtgcccctgcctcagtttcccccccccaccccgcctcGGCCGGGGCGTCACTGCTGCCACCGCCACCGCCGCAGCCATGTGGATGGTGTCACCGCCGGTCGGTAAGTGCCAACTTGACGCCCCGATACCGCTCGGCTCCTTCGCGTCTTTCCTACGCTCACCCACCCCTCAAAAATCGCCGTTTTGGAGGgtttagcagaaaaataagggTCACGGGCTGAGCGCTGCTTGCTCAGCCCTGCGAACTGGggcagaaaaacataaaaaccaaTGAAGCAGCCCCAAAAAGACAGGTTAATTCTGCAGCTCCTCCGGCTGAACCCCCTTTTCTCCTCGTCCCTGGGGGGGGTGAgacacaccccacacccccccccccccggaacGCACACGGGGTCACCTGCAAAGAACCAAAACCGCTggtttttcctccaaaaagagTAGTAAAGAGCACCGGCAGCGGTGTGGGGTTGGGAAAGTCCATCCCACCCCGGCCCTTCGGTTTTGGGGCTAGAAATGACAAGAACGGGCAA
The nucleotide sequence above comes from Balearica regulorum gibbericeps isolate bBalReg1 chromosome 21, bBalReg1.pri, whole genome shotgun sequence. Encoded proteins:
- the CELA3B gene encoding chymotrypsin-like elastase family member 3B; this encodes MLSLLLLLVAGGSRAAVLLESRVVNGEDAAPYSWPWQISLQYERDGTFRHTCGGTLITADWVMTAAHCISSTLTYQVVLGEYDMGVGEGPEQRIPVAPADIFVHPKWQSSCVACGNDIALLKLQRPAVLNSEVQTGQLPPADTVLPDGYPCYLSGWGRLASRGGPLPDRLQQALMPVVSYERCTQPDWWGILAIRPTMICAGGAEKAGCNGDSGGPLNCQAADGHWEVHGIASFVSGLGCDTAKKPTVFTRVSAFEDWIAEIISQN